In Anaerolineales bacterium, the following proteins share a genomic window:
- a CDS encoding ABC transporter permease, translated as MNPHRRHPFIFSSAMLVYIFLYAPIVVLILFSFNASRTNITFEGFIPAFSERTVMEGSVVKASPCGPFHWFCELSKDSDVIEAARNTLTIALVSTLISTIIGTMAALALQRYEFKLKPFSQLSLYIPIVIPEIVMGIGILTLFSQLFGVINNGLGLSGDSRLSLGLSTVIVSHIAFSVPFVTLVVQARLQGFDKSYEEAAMDLGANEWTTFRRVTFPMILPGVLSGGLLAFTLSLDDFVITFFTNGPGSTTLPIYVYGLLRRIITPQVNALSTVWIFTIFSAVLLLQWLQSREAKH; from the coding sequence ATGAACCCGCATCGTAGACATCCCTTTATCTTCTCTTCGGCAATGCTCGTATATATATTTTTATACGCGCCGATCGTTGTGCTGATCCTGTTTTCGTTCAACGCCTCGCGGACGAACATCACCTTTGAGGGATTTATCCCTGCATTCAGCGAACGGACCGTGATGGAAGGCAGTGTGGTCAAAGCCAGTCCCTGCGGACCCTTCCATTGGTTCTGCGAACTCTCCAAAGACAGCGACGTCATCGAGGCGGCGAGAAACACACTGACCATCGCCCTTGTTTCCACGTTGATCTCCACGATCATTGGCACGATGGCAGCCTTGGCGTTACAGCGTTACGAATTCAAACTGAAGCCCTTCTCGCAACTGTCGCTTTATATCCCCATCGTCATCCCGGAGATCGTGATGGGCATCGGTATCTTAACCCTCTTTAGTCAGTTATTCGGGGTCATCAACAACGGACTTGGGTTGAGCGGCGATTCAAGGCTCAGCCTAGGGTTAAGCACTGTGATAGTCAGTCATATCGCCTTTAGCGTGCCTTTTGTAACGCTCGTAGTGCAGGCGCGCTTGCAAGGCTTCGATAAATCCTATGAAGAAGCCGCCATGGACCTCGGCGCGAACGAATGGACGACCTTCCGCCGCGTCACGTTTCCGATGATCCTGCCCGGCGTTCTCTCCGGTGGATTGCTGGCTTTCACCCTGTCGCTCGACGACTTTGTGATCACCTTTTTCACCAACGGACCGGGTTCGACCACCCTGCCGATCTACGTGTATGGACTTCTGCGCCGCATCATCACGCCGCAGGTTAACGCCTTGTCTACGGTTTGGATATTTACGATCTTTTCCGCGGTTTTACTTCTTCAATGGCTGCAAAGCCGTGAAGCAAAACATTAA
- a CDS encoding N-6 DNA methylase — MDLIETGVEKGLIRFDADRNFITYVHQNKKRNYTNPEEKVQAEAFLTLVLIYGYPDYRIKQFVPVQMGSETKEADIIVYADDECEETHILVECKKEETTDQEFNTAVDQAYSYAVAEGAKYIWTTSRIKNQYYEVPEKKPKSRIDIPDVPQFGVKKLAPYKYVKGGISQTETGDMRLVREPDPNVKQKFFELQAVSENELTKIFIQSHQALWGGGHRNPSVAFDELDKLIFCKIWDEKHPRRNGEPYDFQTFRDESPEDLLKRIKKIYAIGEKEAPEVFKDGIALSAQETLTIVKYFQRINLNKTDLDSKGKAFETFMGSYFRGDFGQYFTPRPIVKFIIDSLPITHKSRVLDTSCGSGGFLLYALDKVREQASEFYDPIKEEKDHYKHWHDFAEKNLFGIEINDQIARTAKMNMIIHDDGHTNVIAFDGLLDETELQTKSGNKEFRYNSFDFIVTNPPFGSSIKQTEKAYMRQYDLAKKEIDWLSITSSGKTSLRDTQSTEVLFLEQCHNFLAEHGYLAIVLPDGILTNSSMQYVRDNIEEMYRIVAVVSMPQTAFTATGAGVKSSVLFLRKHKASVTEKIGNLKDKLKEKVKTDNKFIATVEQWEKAKNDAIKKLEDEAKAKNPKAGKKEIGELIKDEKSKLQQEFTDKVNSLKEELVEKYFAEKQSKLDDYPIFMAIAEDIGYDATGRSTNNNELIEIGKELSKFIAHINKTEK; from the coding sequence ATGGACTTAATCGAAACAGGCGTTGAAAAAGGTTTGATAAGGTTTGACGCAGACCGTAATTTTATTACCTACGTTCATCAAAACAAAAAGCGTAATTACACAAATCCTGAAGAGAAAGTTCAGGCAGAAGCTTTCTTAACTTTAGTTTTAATTTACGGCTATCCCGATTATCGAATCAAACAATTTGTTCCAGTTCAAATGGGGTCGGAAACAAAAGAAGCCGACATTATTGTTTATGCCGATGACGAGTGTGAAGAAACTCATATTTTGGTCGAATGCAAGAAGGAGGAAACTACTGACCAAGAATTTAACACAGCTGTCGACCAGGCGTATAGTTACGCAGTTGCGGAAGGCGCAAAATACATTTGGACCACTTCTCGAATAAAAAACCAATATTACGAAGTGCCAGAGAAGAAACCAAAGAGCAGAATTGATATCCCCGATGTCCCACAGTTTGGAGTAAAAAAACTTGCGCCATATAAATACGTGAAAGGTGGGATTTCCCAAACTGAAACTGGCGATATGAGGTTGGTTCGTGAGCCTGATCCGAACGTAAAGCAGAAATTCTTTGAATTGCAAGCGGTAAGTGAAAACGAGTTGACAAAAATCTTTATCCAATCGCATCAAGCTCTTTGGGGCGGTGGGCATAGAAACCCGAGTGTTGCGTTCGATGAACTGGATAAACTGATCTTCTGCAAAATTTGGGATGAGAAGCACCCTAGAAGAAACGGCGAACCCTACGATTTTCAGACTTTCAGAGACGAATCCCCTGAAGATTTGTTAAAACGAATCAAGAAAATTTATGCCATTGGCGAAAAGGAAGCCCCTGAAGTTTTTAAAGATGGCATTGCTCTTTCGGCGCAGGAAACGCTAACCATCGTAAAGTATTTTCAAAGGATCAACCTCAACAAGACCGATCTCGACAGCAAAGGGAAAGCCTTCGAAACTTTCATGGGTAGTTATTTTCGGGGTGACTTCGGGCAATATTTCACGCCAAGACCGATTGTAAAATTCATTATTGATAGTTTGCCGATTACGCATAAATCAAGAGTGCTGGATACCAGTTGCGGAAGCGGCGGTTTTTTGCTGTACGCTTTGGACAAAGTTAGAGAGCAAGCCAGCGAATTTTACGACCCAATCAAGGAAGAAAAAGACCATTACAAACATTGGCACGACTTTGCCGAGAAAAACTTATTCGGCATAGAAATTAATGATCAGATAGCCCGAACCGCCAAAATGAATATGATTATCCACGATGACGGGCATACAAACGTCATTGCCTTTGACGGACTTTTGGATGAAACAGAATTGCAGACCAAATCAGGAAACAAAGAGTTTCGGTATAACTCTTTTGACTTCATCGTAACTAATCCGCCTTTCGGAAGCAGTATCAAGCAAACCGAAAAGGCTTACATGCGCCAATACGATTTAGCCAAGAAAGAAATTGACTGGTTGAGCATTACTTCCAGCGGTAAAACTTCATTACGTGATACACAAAGCACAGAAGTTTTATTCTTGGAGCAATGCCATAACTTTTTGGCAGAACATGGTTATTTGGCTATCGTTCTTCCTGATGGAATTTTGACAAACAGCAGTATGCAGTATGTCAGAGATAACATTGAAGAAATGTATAGAATCGTTGCGGTTGTTTCCATGCCCCAAACCGCTTTTACCGCTACGGGCGCAGGCGTGAAAAGTTCAGTTTTATTTTTACGAAAGCACAAAGCCAGCGTAACTGAAAAAATCGGTAATTTGAAAGATAAGTTGAAAGAGAAGGTAAAGACCGATAACAAATTTATAGCGACAGTGGAACAATGGGAAAAAGCCAAGAATGACGCTATAAAAAAGTTGGAAGATGAAGCGAAAGCCAAGAATCCGAAAGCGGGCAAAAAGGAAATTGGCGAATTGATAAAGGATGAAAAATCGAAACTTCAACAAGAGTTTACCGACAAGGTAAATTCATTGAAGGAAGAATTGGTTGAAAAATATTTTGCCGAAAAGCAATCCAAACTTGACGATTATCCAATTTTCATGGCAATTGCCGAAGATATTGGATATGACGCAACAGGCAGAAGCACCAACAACAACGAATTAATTGAGATAGGCAAGGAACTTTCAAAGTTTATTGCTCATATCAATAAAACGGAAAAATAA
- a CDS encoding aminotransferase class III-fold pyridoxal phosphate-dependent enzyme — protein MPNQLSSKEIVDLNKEYTFFSWSVQGQVNPIPVTRAEGVYFWDADGKRYLDFSSQLMNTNIGHQHPKVVKAIQDQAAKLTFTHPGNATEARGLLGKKLAEVTPGDLKKTFFTLGGAEANENAIKIARFYTGRHKILARYRSYHGATHGSMALTGDYRRLAVEPVMPGGVHFLDPFCYRCPFGQKPESCKRECISHLEEVIKYEGPDKIAAIIMEGVVGSNGLIVPPDDYWPRVREICDKYGILLISDEVMSGWGRTGKWFAVDNWGVVPDIITTAKGITSGYAPLGAVIVSDKIAKFFDDKYLYAGLTYSAHALSCATALATIEVYEEDKLIENAATLGKYLGEALEDIKARHVSVGDVRYIGLFSTIELVTNRETKESFSPAVMAEVGKVLRQNGLFTFIMANNMGSMVFVVPPLCITQEQLDEGLAIVEKALEVADKQVV, from the coding sequence ATGCCAAACCAACTATCTTCTAAAGAAATCGTTGACCTCAACAAGGAATACACCTTCTTCTCCTGGTCTGTGCAGGGACAGGTGAATCCGATTCCCGTCACGCGCGCCGAAGGCGTTTACTTCTGGGATGCGGACGGGAAGCGCTATCTCGATTTTTCGTCGCAGTTGATGAATACGAATATCGGACACCAGCATCCGAAAGTGGTCAAAGCGATTCAGGATCAGGCGGCGAAATTGACGTTCACTCATCCAGGCAACGCCACCGAAGCGCGTGGACTTCTCGGCAAGAAATTAGCCGAGGTCACGCCTGGCGATTTGAAGAAGACGTTCTTCACCCTCGGCGGCGCGGAAGCGAACGAGAACGCCATCAAGATCGCCCGCTTCTATACGGGACGACACAAGATTCTGGCGCGCTATCGTTCCTATCACGGCGCGACGCACGGCTCAATGGCATTGACGGGTGATTACCGCCGTCTCGCTGTCGAACCCGTTATGCCTGGTGGAGTCCACTTCCTTGACCCGTTCTGTTATCGCTGTCCGTTCGGGCAGAAGCCAGAGTCGTGCAAGCGGGAATGTATATCGCATCTCGAAGAGGTGATCAAGTACGAAGGTCCCGACAAGATCGCCGCCATCATCATGGAGGGCGTGGTCGGCTCGAACGGACTCATCGTCCCGCCCGATGATTACTGGCCCCGCGTGCGAGAAATCTGCGACAAGTACGGCATCTTGCTGATCTCGGACGAAGTGATGAGCGGATGGGGTCGCACGGGCAAATGGTTCGCCGTGGACAACTGGGGCGTCGTCCCCGACATCATCACCACCGCCAAAGGCATCACCAGCGGATACGCTCCGCTCGGCGCGGTGATCGTCTCGGACAAGATCGCCAAATTCTTCGACGACAAATATCTCTATGCAGGTCTGACGTACAGCGCCCACGCGCTTTCCTGTGCGACGGCGTTGGCGACGATTGAAGTGTACGAAGAAGACAAACTAATCGAGAATGCCGCCACGCTCGGAAAATATCTCGGCGAAGCGCTGGAAGATATCAAAGCGCGACATGTCTCCGTGGGCGATGTGCGTTATATCGGTTTATTCTCTACAATTGAGCTGGTGACCAACCGTGAGACCAAGGAAAGTTTCTCGCCCGCCGTCATGGCGGAGGTGGGGAAGGTCCTGCGCCAAAACGGATTGTTCACCTTCATCATGGCGAACAACATGGGAAGCATGGTCTTCGTCGTCCCGCCGTTGTGCATCACGCAGGAGCAACTCGATGAAGGTCTCGCCATTGTGGAGAAGGCGTTGGAAGTGGCGGATAAACAAGTCGTTTAA
- a CDS encoding spermidine/putrescine ABC transporter substrate-binding protein, with protein sequence MNKKNIMKWLGILMAASLVLTACGGGDAETPSANGSDGGSKVTSTGFTCPEPSPRMEVTSKELNIFVWTEYFPQDMLDCFELVYGVKLNRDEYSSNEEMYAKVSAGGTAYDLAQPTDYIVPLMIRQGLLQEMDHAKLPNLKNIASGWLNLGFDPGNKYSVPYLGGTDAIVVNTDAVENVPQSWADLWKPEYAGKIVSIDDSRAVIGATLLTLGYDVNTIDPAQLEEAKAKLAELVPNIKVFDSDSPKTALIAGDVDLGIVWTGEAFVANQENPAFQYIYPTEGPILWQDNFVMLKDAAHADAAYAWLSYMMQGDVFWLTIRDFQYTNPNAAALEYAKANQPEVYSAYADSPITNPPADVIANGHGIQDVGDATPLYDDIWVEVKGGN encoded by the coding sequence ATGAACAAAAAAAATATTATGAAATGGTTAGGGATATTAATGGCAGCCAGCCTAGTTCTTACTGCCTGCGGCGGAGGCGACGCCGAAACGCCTTCCGCGAATGGCTCCGATGGCGGCTCAAAAGTGACATCCACCGGCTTTACCTGCCCGGAACCCAGCCCGCGCATGGAAGTAACCTCCAAAGAATTGAATATCTTCGTGTGGACTGAGTATTTCCCGCAAGACATGCTCGATTGCTTCGAGTTGGTCTATGGCGTCAAACTGAACCGCGACGAATACTCGTCCAACGAGGAAATGTACGCCAAGGTCTCCGCGGGCGGAACCGCTTACGATCTCGCCCAGCCCACCGACTACATCGTGCCGTTGATGATTCGCCAGGGTTTGTTGCAGGAAATGGATCACGCCAAATTGCCGAACTTGAAGAACATCGCTTCGGGTTGGCTCAATTTAGGCTTCGACCCCGGCAACAAATACAGCGTCCCTTATCTGGGCGGAACCGACGCCATCGTTGTCAATACTGACGCCGTCGAAAATGTGCCGCAATCATGGGCTGACCTGTGGAAACCCGAATACGCGGGCAAAATTGTCTCTATTGACGATTCACGCGCGGTAATCGGCGCGACCCTGCTCACGTTGGGATACGATGTCAACACCATTGACCCTGCTCAACTCGAAGAAGCCAAAGCCAAACTGGCGGAATTGGTCCCGAACATCAAAGTGTTCGACAGCGACAGCCCCAAGACCGCCTTGATCGCCGGCGATGTGGACCTCGGTATCGTCTGGACCGGTGAAGCGTTCGTTGCCAATCAGGAAAACCCAGCCTTCCAATATATTTATCCGACCGAGGGTCCCATCCTTTGGCAGGATAACTTCGTGATGCTGAAAGACGCCGCGCACGCCGACGCCGCGTATGCGTGGTTGAGCTACATGATGCAAGGCGACGTTTTCTGGCTGACCATCCGCGACTTCCAATATACCAACCCGAACGCCGCCGCGTTGGAATACGCCAAAGCGAATCAGCCTGAGGTCTACAGCGCCTACGCCGATTCGCCGATCACCAACCCGCCTGCCGACGTGATCGCCAACGGGCACGGCATTCAGGATGTCGGCGACGCCACCCCGCTCTACGACGACATTTGGGTAGAAGTTAAGGGCGGCAACTAA
- a CDS encoding CoA-acylating methylmalonate-semialdehyde dehydrogenase produces MQILNYINSTWEKSSSAETLDVINPATGQVIAKTPFGTKADVESAAKAAREASDGWRRTPVNDRVQYLFKLRNLMRENADEIAKLITNECGKTFEEAKAEMVRAYENIEVACGMPMMIKGEFVEDIATGIDELMIRQPVGVCATIAPFNFPGMILFWYLPYALAAGNTYIVKPSEKVPMTMQFIFKLIEQVGFPKGVVNLVNGAKEVVDGILEHPSIRAVTFVGSTNVAKYIYATAAAHGKRVQAQGGAKNPVIVLPDADMDMATKIIADSAFGCAGQRCLAVSFAVTVGSARSTFTESICDAASSRVVGYGLDSGVQMGPVINAASKARVESLIGLGVKEGATVPVDGRGVSIKGYESGNFVRPTILADVPRGSEIAKTEIFGPVLSLMHVETVDEAIELVNGGQYGNQASLFTSSGSAARKFRYEAEAGNIGINIGVAAPMAFFPFSGWKDSFFGDMHGQAMDAVEFFTQKKVVIERWPKEWTRKF; encoded by the coding sequence ATGCAAATCCTCAACTACATCAACAGCACATGGGAAAAATCCTCCTCCGCCGAAACCCTCGACGTGATCAACCCTGCCACGGGGCAAGTCATCGCAAAGACTCCCTTCGGCACAAAAGCGGATGTCGAATCGGCGGCGAAGGCGGCGCGGGAGGCGTCTGACGGTTGGCGCAGGACGCCCGTCAACGACCGCGTGCAGTATCTTTTTAAACTGCGAAACCTGATGCGTGAGAATGCGGACGAGATCGCAAAACTGATCACGAATGAATGCGGCAAGACGTTTGAAGAGGCAAAAGCCGAAATGGTGCGCGCCTACGAAAACATCGAAGTCGCGTGCGGGATGCCGATGATGATCAAAGGCGAGTTCGTCGAAGATATCGCCACAGGCATAGACGAGTTGATGATTCGTCAGCCCGTCGGTGTGTGCGCCACGATTGCGCCGTTCAACTTCCCTGGCATGATTCTGTTTTGGTATCTGCCGTACGCGCTCGCGGCGGGCAACACCTACATCGTCAAGCCGTCTGAAAAAGTTCCGATGACGATGCAGTTCATTTTCAAACTCATCGAGCAGGTCGGTTTTCCGAAGGGCGTGGTCAATCTCGTCAACGGCGCAAAGGAAGTTGTGGACGGCATCCTCGAACACCCGTCCATTCGCGCGGTCACGTTTGTCGGTTCGACCAACGTCGCAAAATATATTTACGCCACCGCCGCCGCGCACGGCAAACGCGTGCAGGCGCAGGGCGGAGCGAAGAATCCCGTCATCGTTTTGCCTGATGCGGATATGGACATGGCGACGAAGATCATTGCGGACTCCGCCTTCGGATGCGCGGGACAGCGCTGTCTCGCCGTTTCTTTCGCAGTGACAGTTGGTTCAGCCCGTTCGACCTTTACCGAATCGATTTGCGACGCCGCCTCGTCGCGCGTCGTCGGCTACGGACTCGACTCAGGCGTCCAGATGGGACCCGTCATCAACGCCGCGTCGAAGGCGAGAGTCGAGTCGCTGATTGGACTCGGCGTCAAGGAAGGGGCAACCGTCCCTGTGGATGGACGCGGGGTTTCCATCAAAGGATATGAATCGGGCAACTTCGTCCGTCCCACAATTTTGGCAGACGTCCCGCGCGGCAGTGAAATCGCAAAGACTGAAATTTTCGGACCCGTGTTGAGTCTCATGCACGTCGAGACGGTAGACGAGGCGATTGAGTTGGTGAATGGCGGGCAATACGGAAATCAGGCGAGTCTGTTCACGTCGTCTGGCTCTGCCGCGCGGAAATTTCGCTACGAAGCCGAAGCGGGCAACATCGGAATCAACATTGGCGTCGCCGCGCCGATGGCGTTCTTCCCGTTCAGCGGCTGGAAAGATTCGTTCTTCGGCGATATGCACGGTCAAGCCATGGACGCGGTCGAATTTTTCACGCAGAAAAAAGTTGTGATCGAACGCTGGCCCAAAGAGTGGACGAGGAAGTTTTAA
- a CDS encoding aminotransferase class III-fold pyridoxal phosphate-dependent enzyme, with protein sequence MNYTNALTYSSQWLDIIKQQNFPEETQAKWIIEESKKNFAEHFNRGWLEYRKSVTEAGDWASVEWSGTGSTITDVMGRKYIDWLGGFGMLDLGWRHPEVVEAVTAQLQRGPMPSQELIDPLRGVLAKLMAEITPGDLKYSWFAASGTEAIEASIKIAKLFTGKSAFIVALKGFHGKTMGSLSMMGKADYRQPLGMLYGGQVYHVPFGDADALEKQLEICDKVGVGVAGVLFEPIQGEAGAIVPPDDFWHRVRAATKKYGVLLIADEVQTGLGRTGKLWGVNHWDIAPDIIATAKSLGGGVMPVSAVTTTEEIFKPMMYPNPFMHTTTTGGGALACAAAIAAINVTLRDRLWEGAATKGAYLKEKVDELAAEFPQVYQKVTGKGLLIGQHFNTPELGYKVAAELFKRGVLVAGTLTSAQTIRIEPPLIIEQNEIDEGLNRLTDAVGVVAKMS encoded by the coding sequence ATGAACTACACCAACGCACTCACTTATTCCTCCCAATGGCTCGACATCATCAAGCAACAAAACTTCCCCGAGGAGACTCAGGCGAAGTGGATCATCGAAGAATCGAAAAAAAACTTCGCCGAACATTTCAACCGCGGCTGGTTGGAATATCGCAAGTCCGTGACTGAAGCGGGCGATTGGGCGTCCGTCGAATGGTCGGGCACAGGCTCAACGATCACCGACGTGATGGGACGCAAATACATTGACTGGCTCGGCGGCTTCGGCATGTTGGACCTGGGTTGGCGTCATCCCGAAGTCGTTGAAGCGGTGACGGCGCAATTACAGCGCGGTCCCATGCCCTCACAGGAATTGATTGACCCTCTGCGCGGCGTGCTCGCAAAACTTATGGCTGAGATCACGCCAGGCGATTTGAAATATTCATGGTTTGCGGCAAGCGGCACCGAAGCGATCGAAGCCTCGATAAAAATTGCCAAACTCTTCACGGGCAAGTCCGCGTTCATCGTCGCACTCAAAGGCTTTCACGGCAAGACGATGGGTTCGCTCTCGATGATGGGCAAAGCGGATTATCGTCAGCCGCTCGGCATGTTGTACGGCGGGCAGGTTTATCACGTCCCGTTTGGCGATGCGGACGCGCTCGAAAAGCAACTCGAAATTTGCGACAAGGTCGGCGTCGGCGTGGCGGGCGTGTTGTTCGAGCCGATTCAAGGCGAAGCGGGCGCCATCGTCCCGCCCGATGATTTCTGGCATCGCGTCCGCGCCGCGACGAAAAAATACGGCGTCCTGCTCATTGCGGATGAAGTGCAAACGGGTCTCGGTCGGACGGGGAAGCTTTGGGGCGTGAACCATTGGGATATCGCCCCCGACATCATCGCCACTGCGAAGTCCCTCGGCGGCGGCGTGATGCCCGTCAGCGCAGTGACGACCACCGAAGAGATCTTCAAGCCGATGATGTACCCGAATCCGTTCATGCACACGACGACGACAGGCGGAGGCGCGCTCGCCTGCGCCGCGGCGATCGCCGCCATCAACGTCACGCTTCGCGACCGACTTTGGGAGGGCGCGGCAACGAAGGGCGCTTACCTCAAAGAAAAAGTGGACGAACTCGCGGCGGAGTTTCCGCAGGTGTATCAAAAAGTGACAGGCAAAGGCTTGCTCATCGGTCAACACTTCAACACGCCTGAGTTGGGCTACAAGGTCGCGGCGGAGTTATTCAAGCGCGGCGTGCTTGTCGCGGGAACGTTGACCAGCGCGCAAACCATCCGCATCGAACCGCCGCTCATCATCGAGCAAAACGAAATTGACGAAGGCTTGAATCGTCTAACCGACGCGGTTGGAGTTGTGGCTAAAATGTCGTAG
- a CDS encoding ABC transporter ATP-binding protein: MASEIAVQMQDVVKKFVTPEGNVLNAVDHVSMEIKNGEFFSMLGSSGCGKTTSLRMIAGFEWPTEGEVYIEGKPMGHTPPFQRKVNTVFQSYALFQHLTVYQNIAFGLEMEGAQKDEIDKRVKHVLEMVQLTGMERRKPKQLSGGQQQRVAVARALVKVPDVLLLDEPLGALDLKLRKEMQLELKALQQQLGITFVYVTHDQEEAMTMSDRIAVMSKGKVQQMGHPVEIYERPANKFVADFIGESNFFEGRIKSLSKNETVVHVPEINAELTGIPVSPGLVNGEEVTVSIRPEKVLITEKPLNQNTFNGKVTNTVYIGTDTHVYVDLMGKRVKVLEQNRISRLDPGSFYTIGQEVMLMMLPENVLVLKKE, encoded by the coding sequence ATGGCAAGTGAAATTGCAGTTCAGATGCAAGACGTTGTCAAAAAGTTCGTCACGCCTGAGGGGAATGTACTGAATGCCGTTGATCATGTGTCGATGGAGATCAAGAACGGCGAATTCTTTTCGATGTTGGGGTCTTCGGGTTGCGGCAAAACGACCTCGCTGAGGATGATCGCAGGGTTCGAGTGGCCCACCGAAGGGGAAGTGTATATCGAAGGCAAGCCAATGGGGCATACGCCGCCGTTTCAACGTAAGGTAAATACAGTCTTTCAAAGTTACGCGCTGTTCCAGCATTTGACGGTTTATCAAAATATCGCCTTTGGGTTGGAGATGGAAGGCGCGCAGAAAGATGAAATTGACAAACGCGTCAAACATGTGTTGGAGATGGTCCAACTCACCGGCATGGAACGCCGCAAGCCGAAGCAGCTCTCTGGCGGTCAACAACAGCGCGTGGCGGTGGCGCGGGCGCTGGTCAAAGTGCCGGATGTGTTGCTGCTGGATGAACCGCTCGGCGCATTAGACCTAAAACTCCGTAAGGAGATGCAACTTGAACTCAAAGCGCTTCAACAGCAATTGGGTATCACGTTTGTCTACGTGACGCATGACCAAGAAGAAGCGATGACCATGTCTGACCGCATCGCCGTGATGAGCAAGGGCAAAGTTCAACAAATGGGACATCCGGTCGAGATCTATGAAAGACCGGCGAATAAGTTTGTGGCGGACTTTATTGGGGAGTCGAATTTCTTCGAGGGCAGAATCAAGTCCCTGTCGAAGAATGAAACGGTGGTTCACGTCCCAGAGATTAATGCCGAATTGACCGGTATCCCCGTCTCGCCGGGGTTGGTCAACGGGGAGGAAGTCACGGTTTCGATTCGACCCGAAAAAGTGTTGATCACGGAGAAGCCCCTTAATCAGAATACGTTCAACGGCAAGGTGACCAACACCGTATACATTGGAACCGACACGCATGTTTATGTGGACTTGATGGGAAAGCGCGTCAAGGTGTTGGAGCAGAATCGTATCTCGCGGCTCGACCCGGGTTCGTTCTACACGATCGGGCAGGAAGTGATGTTGATGATGCTTCCTGAAAACGTGCTGGTGTTGAAAAAGGAGTAG
- a CDS encoding ABC transporter permease, producing the protein MLKRLRENRAAQGTLLASPTLLWMIGLLIIPLLLTLVVSFGQRSPDGNVIYSFSLDNYIRLLGYSTNCSNGQASCFDPLYLQILWRSLTLAFNSTVWVILLAYPLAYFIARAQPKRRNTFLFMVLIPLWTNFVIRVYAWMMLLRTQGVINLILGWIAGLFNIPFTPLEMLYTPGAVLVGMVYEFLPFMILPIYTSLEKIDNSLYEAAADLGANGIKTFLHVTLPLSMPGVVAGTILVFIPVMGTFIVSDLLGGRQVILVGNLIQRQFLDARDPTFGSAASLILMVMTLIVTYFYTRKFGFGEEIVVA; encoded by the coding sequence ATGTTGAAACGATTGCGTGAAAATAGAGCGGCGCAAGGCACGTTGTTGGCAAGCCCAACCTTGTTGTGGATGATCGGGTTGTTGATCATCCCGCTGTTACTTACGCTGGTGGTTTCGTTCGGTCAGCGTAGCCCCGACGGCAATGTGATCTATTCGTTCTCGCTAGATAATTACATCCGCTTGCTAGGCTATAGTACGAATTGCTCGAATGGACAGGCTTCTTGTTTTGATCCGCTGTATCTTCAGATCTTGTGGCGTTCGCTGACGTTGGCTTTCAACTCGACGGTTTGGGTGATCCTGTTGGCTTATCCGCTGGCGTATTTTATTGCCCGCGCGCAACCAAAACGTCGAAATACATTTTTGTTCATGGTATTGATCCCGCTCTGGACGAACTTCGTCATCCGCGTCTATGCCTGGATGATGTTGTTGCGTACGCAGGGCGTGATCAATTTGATTCTGGGCTGGATCGCCGGCTTGTTCAATATTCCATTCACGCCGTTGGAGATGCTGTACACGCCGGGGGCTGTGTTGGTCGGTATGGTCTATGAGTTTTTACCGTTCATGATCCTGCCGATCTATACCTCGCTCGAAAAAATTGATAACTCCTTGTACGAAGCCGCGGCAGACCTCGGCGCGAACGGGATCAAAACATTCTTGCATGTCACTCTGCCGCTTTCGATGCCGGGCGTTGTGGCGGGCACGATTTTGGTGTTCATCCCTGTGATGGGAACGTTTATCGTCTCCGATCTGCTCGGCGGGCGGCAAGTGATTCTGGTAGGCAACTTGATCCAACGTCAGTTTCTCGATGCGCGCGACCCGACCTTTGGCAGCGCCGCGTCGCTAATCTTGATGGTGATGACCCTGATCGTCACATATTTTTATACGCGAAAGTTCGGTTTCGGAGAGGAGATCGTTGTCGCATGA